A genomic stretch from Spongiibacter nanhainus includes:
- a CDS encoding phosphatase PAP2 family protein, whose amino-acid sequence MRLIQSINQFDVRMFMACVNTRFQRPLVRVARSVSKTGDGYAQLGLPTLVYLSGTHLGASYFAATALAFVIWLPLYWVLKNTCRRRRPPAAIPAFSAEIIASDEFSFPSGHTAAAFLLATMTVLFYGVIGAPLFIWALAVAASRVILGVHFPTDTVAGAGLGIGIAHLSYSLILI is encoded by the coding sequence ATGCGCTTAATACAGTCGATCAATCAGTTTGATGTCAGGATGTTTATGGCCTGCGTCAACACCCGCTTCCAGCGCCCCTTGGTGCGCGTGGCTCGCAGTGTATCAAAAACCGGCGATGGCTATGCGCAACTGGGGCTGCCGACACTGGTTTACCTCAGCGGTACACACCTGGGTGCCTCGTATTTTGCCGCCACCGCGCTGGCCTTTGTGATCTGGCTGCCGCTCTACTGGGTACTGAAAAACACCTGCCGGCGTCGCCGTCCGCCCGCCGCCATTCCCGCATTCAGCGCTGAAATCATCGCCTCTGACGAATTCAGCTTTCCCTCCGGCCACACCGCTGCGGCGTTTTTACTGGCCACCATGACGGTATTATTTTACGGCGTTATCGGTGCACCGCTGTTTATCTGGGCACTGGCTGTCGCCGCGTCTCGGGTCATCCTCGGCGTGCACTTCCCCACCGACACCGTCGCTGGCGCGGGCCTTGGCATTGGCATCGCCCACCTGAGCTACAGTCTGATACTAATTTGA
- the sthA gene encoding Si-specific NAD(P)(+) transhydrogenase, with protein MSKYDYDMLVLGSGPAGESAALNAAKHGQSVAIVESLPLVGGACTHRGTIPSKALRHMVRQAIRFNEMPIFREIGDPRTLTYPKLLSHAKDVISRQVSMRSRFYYRNGIRVINGRGRFEDAHSIAVVNEDGQVDTVTADRVVIATGSRPYRPADIDFDHPRVYDSDTILDMTNTPRKLIVYGAGVIGCEYASIFSGIGIKVELVNTRDRLLEFLDDEISDALSYHLRHLGVMIRHREIYKSVEADDAGVTLQLQSGKRLQADALLWCNGRSGNTEDLNLGAVGLEVDHRGQIVVDDHYQSTVDNIFGAGDVIGWPSLASAAYDQGRAAAASARGKEQCRFVDDVPTGIYTIPEISSVGKTERELTEARIPYEVGRAFFKDTARGQISGETVGMLKLLFRVDTLEILGIHCFGAEAAEIIHIGQAIMKQKNGGNTLRYFVSTTFNYPTMAEAYRTAALNGLNRL; from the coding sequence GTGAGTAAATACGATTACGATATGTTGGTCTTGGGCAGTGGTCCAGCGGGGGAGAGCGCGGCACTCAACGCCGCCAAACACGGCCAGTCAGTGGCCATTGTCGAGTCGCTGCCCTTGGTGGGCGGTGCCTGTACCCATCGCGGCACCATTCCCTCCAAGGCCCTTCGGCATATGGTGCGTCAGGCAATCCGCTTCAATGAAATGCCGATATTTCGCGAAATTGGCGACCCCCGCACACTGACCTATCCCAAGCTACTCAGCCACGCCAAGGACGTGATCTCCCGGCAGGTGTCCATGCGCAGCCGCTTTTACTATCGCAATGGCATTAGGGTGATCAACGGCCGCGGCCGCTTTGAGGACGCCCACAGCATTGCAGTGGTCAACGAAGACGGTCAGGTGGATACCGTCACCGCCGACCGGGTGGTAATCGCTACTGGCTCCAGGCCCTATCGGCCCGCCGACATCGACTTTGATCATCCGCGGGTTTACGACAGCGACACCATCCTGGATATGACCAATACCCCCCGCAAGCTAATTGTTTACGGAGCCGGGGTGATCGGTTGTGAGTACGCGTCGATCTTCTCGGGCATTGGCATCAAAGTGGAGTTGGTCAATACACGGGATCGACTGCTGGAATTCCTGGACGACGAAATTTCCGATGCCCTGAGCTATCACTTGCGCCACCTCGGGGTCATGATTCGCCACCGGGAAATCTACAAGAGCGTTGAGGCCGATGACGCCGGCGTTACCTTGCAGCTGCAATCTGGCAAGCGCTTACAGGCCGACGCACTGCTGTGGTGTAACGGGCGCAGCGGCAATACCGAGGACCTGAACCTGGGCGCGGTGGGGCTTGAGGTGGATCATCGCGGCCAGATTGTGGTGGACGACCACTATCAATCTACCGTCGACAATATCTTTGGCGCCGGCGACGTGATTGGCTGGCCCAGCCTGGCCAGTGCAGCCTACGACCAGGGGCGCGCCGCGGCGGCGTCGGCCCGAGGTAAGGAACAGTGCCGTTTCGTCGATGATGTCCCCACCGGGATCTACACCATCCCGGAAATTAGCTCAGTGGGTAAAACAGAGCGCGAATTAACCGAGGCCCGTATCCCCTATGAGGTGGGTCGGGCCTTCTTCAAAGATACCGCCCGGGGGCAAATTAGTGGCGAGACAGTGGGCATGCTCAAATTGCTGTTTCGTGTCGATACACTGGAGATACTGGGCATCCATTGCTTTGGCGCCGAAGCGGCGGAAATCATCCATATCGGTCAAGCCATCATGAAGCAAAAAAACGGCGGCAATACCCTCCGCTACTTTGTCAGCACGACCTTTAACTACCCGACCATGGCAGAGGCCTACCGCACTGCGGCCCTCAATGGTTTAAACCGACTTTGA
- a CDS encoding MaoC family dehydratase — MERKLDKLPALLPLLARAAIARGNGDAEPSFPDQLITLGQVDIDRRAVARYAQVCGFQHDNRTLPPSYLHTLAFRLQMQLMLDKAFPVAPMGCVHLSNRIVQYRAARLDDTLSMTCRVAGHQLTPRGVEFDFVCEAHSGDELLWQDFSSYLSRRKTGASGGKRERPAPRVYPEQLALHLQRQTARQYARASGDFNPIHLHDLSAKALGFKRMVIHGMWSKAACMAALIGRYPDFGEALSCHVEFKTPVFLPATTQLCFDPGEQKIDFELRDEAGRKPHLIGSLNRL, encoded by the coding sequence ATGGAACGAAAATTAGATAAGCTCCCTGCACTTTTACCGTTGTTGGCCCGCGCCGCGATCGCCAGAGGCAACGGTGACGCCGAGCCCAGCTTCCCCGACCAGCTCATCACCCTGGGCCAGGTCGATATTGATCGGCGCGCTGTGGCTCGCTATGCCCAGGTCTGCGGATTTCAGCACGATAATCGCACCCTGCCACCCAGTTACCTCCACACACTGGCGTTTCGCCTGCAAATGCAGTTGATGTTGGACAAGGCCTTTCCGGTGGCGCCAATGGGCTGTGTCCACCTCAGCAACCGCATCGTGCAATATCGTGCCGCCAGGCTCGACGACACCCTGTCGATGACCTGCCGAGTCGCCGGTCACCAATTGACCCCGCGGGGTGTCGAGTTCGATTTTGTCTGCGAGGCCCACAGCGGCGACGAACTGCTGTGGCAGGACTTCAGCAGTTATCTGTCGCGCCGCAAAACTGGCGCCAGTGGCGGCAAGCGAGAACGCCCCGCTCCGCGAGTCTACCCTGAACAGCTGGCACTGCATCTGCAGCGCCAAACCGCGCGACAGTACGCCCGCGCCTCGGGAGACTTCAACCCGATTCACCTTCACGACCTCAGCGCTAAAGCCCTGGGTTTTAAGCGTATGGTGATACACGGAATGTGGAGCAAGGCCGCCTGTATGGCCGCGCTGATAGGCCGCTACCCCGATTTTGGCGAGGCGCTATCCTGCCACGTAGAATTTAAAACACCGGTGTTTTTACCGGCAACCACGCAACTTTGCTTTGATCCGGGCGAGCAGAAAATCGACTTTGAGTTACGGGACGAAGCAGGCCGCAAACCGCATTTGATCGGTTCTCTCAATCGCCTGTGA
- a CDS encoding class I SAM-dependent methyltransferase, whose protein sequence is MPHSSPHLRQYYGINYPLAGHPVRRRLKRDHPATTLHGHKVWGSALLMMDWLSREPLPPGSRVVEVGCGWGLLSTYCAKQQACEVTASDIDPAVRPYINALAGLNDVELAWRQAEFADWDAALLSEIDVLIASDICFWDQLAEPVWQLINRGIDSGVSQILITDPLRPPFIEVAEACIEDFHAELLPLTIDTPRRHRGALLRIENR, encoded by the coding sequence GTGCCCCATTCAAGCCCCCACCTCCGGCAGTACTATGGCATCAATTACCCGCTGGCGGGCCACCCGGTGCGGCGCCGACTCAAGCGAGACCACCCTGCCACCACGCTGCACGGCCATAAAGTCTGGGGTTCGGCACTGTTGATGATGGACTGGTTAAGCCGCGAACCACTGCCGCCGGGAAGCCGAGTTGTGGAAGTGGGCTGTGGCTGGGGATTACTCAGCACTTACTGTGCCAAACAGCAGGCGTGTGAGGTGACCGCCTCCGATATCGACCCCGCCGTGCGGCCCTATATCAATGCCTTGGCAGGGCTTAACGACGTCGAGCTGGCCTGGCGGCAAGCCGAGTTTGCCGACTGGGACGCCGCCTTACTCAGCGAGATCGACGTATTGATTGCCAGCGATATCTGTTTTTGGGATCAGCTGGCGGAGCCGGTATGGCAGTTAATCAATCGCGGTATCGACAGCGGCGTATCGCAAATTTTGATCACAGACCCACTGAGGCCGCCTTTTATCGAGGTGGCCGAGGCCTGTATTGAGGATTTTCACGCCGAGCTGCTGCCACTGACCATCGATACGCCCAGACGGCATCGCGGCGCGCTATTGCGCATAGAAAACCGCTAA
- a CDS encoding DUF3014 domain-containing protein, translating to MNWKAIVAVIALAGVASFVWYVVDQSAGSDFNRQLTPADSSAEDGSDDRPRKTVKETLAVESEEDYQEKAKKAIEPPDSIAGSDDQVRAAAGDLSEPLGSYLSPDEQVRKWVSLIDQMAEYRLPSKHLPVVYNKDSFQVIKNDSGQLVNDPANFDRWDPLINAVTSLDPKNLAVYYKKWSPFLEKAYNELGNPQSFDTQLRSTIEHLLVVEPIPDDTPLKQPKVFYEYADPVLENADPLSKWMWRLGQENMLALQEWLRQLRSYL from the coding sequence ATGAATTGGAAAGCTATTGTCGCCGTGATTGCCCTGGCAGGGGTGGCGAGTTTCGTTTGGTATGTGGTCGACCAATCAGCGGGCAGCGACTTTAATCGTCAACTGACGCCAGCTGATTCCAGCGCCGAAGACGGCAGCGACGACCGTCCCCGGAAAACCGTGAAGGAAACCCTCGCGGTGGAGTCCGAGGAGGACTATCAGGAAAAAGCGAAGAAGGCTATTGAGCCGCCGGATTCTATTGCGGGTAGCGACGACCAGGTTCGCGCCGCAGCGGGGGATTTGTCAGAGCCCCTGGGCTCCTACCTCAGCCCCGATGAGCAAGTGCGCAAGTGGGTGTCTCTGATCGACCAGATGGCCGAGTATCGCTTGCCCAGCAAGCACTTGCCGGTGGTGTACAACAAAGATTCGTTTCAGGTTATTAAAAACGACAGCGGGCAATTGGTGAACGACCCGGCCAATTTTGACCGCTGGGACCCGCTGATCAACGCTGTGACGTCTTTGGATCCCAAGAATCTGGCGGTTTACTACAAAAAATGGTCACCCTTTCTAGAAAAGGCCTACAACGAACTGGGCAATCCCCAATCCTTCGACACTCAGCTGCGTAGCACGATCGAACACCTGCTGGTGGTGGAGCCTATCCCCGACGATACGCCGCTGAAGCAGCCCAAGGTATTTTACGAATACGCCGACCCGGTGCTGGAAAATGCCGACCCGCTAAGCAAGTGGATGTGGCGTCTGGGGCAGGAAAACATGCTGGCCCTACAAGAGTGGTTGCGGCAGTTGCGCAGCTACCTCTAA